In one Silene latifolia isolate original U9 population chromosome 10, ASM4854445v1, whole genome shotgun sequence genomic region, the following are encoded:
- the LOC141605104 gene encoding N6-adenosine-methyltransferase non-catalytic subunit MTB-like, with protein MDSPERVRNYSGRKADESLDDKREVVVDDVELEGSGKRKHKLSKSKRSSAGEDIDSWEISGKRKSSGDRNESRRQSGGSSKGDIDEGDFDVKKDSNSKYEKKRHESSALEKLSNWYQDGDLENRHDGGDKSGHRSHSRGDDSERNAPRKGSSRFSDREGSHRRSKSKDERSRDGEDEKAIERDAYHSERKEINREKGQGFSEDVKTKRRWDESGTPTKAEDGSIVGKSDPKNGSGSDFKQESTCERSTSSRLDTGEGKDRALETSSDKGKSYSREDRKIDSDKSKIRSRSDAVEEDNKGSPQIREDRAGNEKIERQREVRTSGREAVDNRDRSSNLAEDGNNLMREKAAREAGYSRRSRSPDRSSRVRHDLENSEPEYDRSSSLKRKDVEKDSSRDDRGKGRENNWSDRNWEREGSRESWKRRQQAGNDRDIDFVHDHDRERELPRRGRDRMDNDRLLGRPGSRKDGRSEAVKASTNFGISTENYDVIEIQPKPLDYGRDDTNSGRRTEAVPLHDPKVTMHDEFTRTKDDLHRTEGHVTSGDNSIIKNADDSGLMQDHNSWRDDVDGRAGRPRGQQGSFSSRPSGGQNSSGVSQSLSTNQEQSSFGRGIQQGPRGNRLGRGGRVRPLGRDNQQVSLPMPLMGSPFGHLGMPPPGPMQPMNPGLSPGPPVPPGVFVSPFPPPVWPGNRGFDISMLPVSPGVSTLPPGPPGQRFPPHMGTPPNPAFVYNQPGQGRGMPPNAPGPGYNAIVPIHRGNSNEKISGGWVPPKSGGPPGKAPSRGEQNDYSQNFVDTGMRPQNFIRELELTNVEDYPKLRELIQKKDEIVEKASTPPMYHKCDLREFTLSPDFFGTKFDVILVDPPWEEYVHRAPGVTDHMEYWTFEEIMNLKIEAIADTPSFIFLWVGDGVGLEQGRQCLKKWGFRRCEDICWVKTNKNSATPALRHDSHTLFQHSKEHCLMGIKGTVRRSTDGHIIHANIDTDVIIAEEPPYGSTAKPEEMYRIIEHFALGRRRLELFGADHNIRSGWLTVGKGLSDSNFDSEAFVRSFADKDGKVWQGGGGRNPPPEAPHLILTTPEIESLRPKSPMKNQQQLQQQQSNSISLTTANSSNRRPAGNSPQNPPGFSLNQEASSSNHPAPWAPPMDAFKGPNDAFDMYGGYNMHPVPPPNGEFPDFDPQRMMGMM; from the exons ATGGATTCACCCGAGCGAGTTAGAAATTATTCTGGAAGGAAAGCAGACGAGAGCTTAGATGACAAGAGGGAGGTGGTCGTGGACGATGTAGAATTGGAGGGCAGTGGGAAAAGGAAGCATAAGTTGAGTAAATCGAAAAGGTCGAGTGCTGGGGAAGATATCGATAGTTGGGAAATCAGCGGAAAGAGAAAGAGCTCTGGAGATAGAAATGAGAGTAGAAGGCAGTCAGGTGGTTCAAGCAAAGGAGATATTGACGAAGGTGACTTTGATGTGAAAAAGGATTCTAATTCCAAGTATGAAAAGAAGAGGCATGAGTCCAGTGCCTTGGAAAAGTTGAGCAACTGGTACCAGGACGGAGATTTAGAGAACAGGCATGACGGAGGAGATAAGTCCGGACATAGAAGCCATTCAAGAGGTGATGATAGCGAGAGGAATGCACCAAGGAAAGGTAGTTCTAGGTTTTCTGACCGTGAAGGTTCTCATAGGAGAAGCAAAAGCAAGGATGAAAGGTCTCGTGATGGGGAGGACGAAAAGGCAATTGAAAGGGATGCATATCATTCTGAAAGAAAAGAGATTAACCGAGAGAAGGGACAGGGTTTTTCTGAAGATGTAAAGACCAAAAGAAGATGGGACGAGTCTGGTACACCTACAAAAGCTGAGGATGGGAGTATCGTGGGAAAATCTGATCCAAAAAATGGGTCCGGCTCTGATTTCAAGCAGGAGAGCACTTGTGAAAGAAGTACATCTTCCAGACTTGATACAGGTGAAGGGAAAGACAGGGCCTTAGAAACATCTAGTGATAAGGGTAAATCCTATAGTAGGGAGGATAGAAAGATTGATTCTGACAAGTCCAAGATCAGAAGCAGATCAGATGCTGTAGAAGAAGATAATAAAGGTAGCCCACAGATCCGTGAAGATAGAGCTGGTAATGAGAAAATTGAAAGGCAAAGGGAAGTTAGGACTTCTGGTCGTGAAGCTGTAGATAATCGAGATAGATCATCTAATCTAGCTGAGGATGGTAACAATTTGATGAGAGAAAAGGCTGCGAGAGAAGCTGGGTATTCCCGTCGGTCCAGAAGTCCTGACAGGAGTAGTAGGGTTCGCCATGACTTGGAGAACTCTGAGCCAGAATATGATAGGAGCAGCAGCCTAAAGCGCAAAGATGTAGAAAAAGATAGCTCTCGAGATGATAGAGGTAAAGGTAGAGAAAATAACTGGAGTGATAGGAACTGGGAAAGGGAAGGATCTAGAGAAAGTTGGAAAAGAAGGCAGCAGGCTGGTAATGACCGGGACATAGATTTTGTTCATGATCATGATAGAGAGCGTGAATTGCCTAGACGTGGTCGTGATAGAATGGATAATGATAGGCTTCTAGGTCGACCTGGGAGTAGAAAAGATGGCAGAAGTGAAGCTGTTAAGGCCTCTACGAATTTTGGGATTTCGACTGAGAATTATGATGTGATAGAGATACAACCGAAGCCTCTTGACTATGGAAGAGATGACACGAACAGTGGAAGGAGAACTGAAGCTGTTCCACTACATGATCCAAAAGTGACCATGCACGATGAATTCACACGCACAAAAGATGACTTGCATAGAACTGAAGGACATGTGACATCTGGTGACAACTCCATTATTAAAAATGCTGACGACTCTGGTTTGATGCAAGATCATAATTCATGGAGGGATGATGTTGATGGCAGGGCAGGCAGACCGAGGGGCCAGCAAGGTTCTTTTTCTTCCCGACCTTCTGGAGGCCAAAATTCTAGCGGTGTTTCTCAGTCTCTAAGTACCAATCAAGAACAAAGTAGCTTTGGGAGGGGGATTCAACAGGGTCCAAGAGGCAATAGGCTTGGTAGAGGTGGTAGGGTCAGGCCTCTTGGAAGAGACAACCAGCAGGTCAGCTTGCCGATGCCCTTGATGGGATCTCCCTTTGGACACCTTGGTATGCCGCCACCTGGTCCCATGCAGCCAATGAACCCAGGTTTATCCCCAGGTCCTCCAGTTCCCCCTGGTGTTTTTGTTTCTCCGTTTCCTCCACCTGTTTGGCCTGGAAACCGAGGTTTTGATATCAGCATGTTGCCTGTCTCACCCGGTGTTTCTACACTTCCTCCGGGGCCACCTGGGCAGCGATTTCCTCCTCATATGGGGACTCCTCCAAATCCAGCCTTTGTTTATAATCAACCTGGTCAAGGAAGAGGTATGCCTCCAAATGCTCCTGGCCCTGGCTATAATGCTATCGTGCCTATTCATCGAGGAAATTCTAATGAAAAAATTTCCGGTGGTTGGGTTCCTCCTAAAAGTGGTGGCCCTCCTGGTAAGGCTCCATCCAGAGGAGAGCAAAATGATTACTCGCAAAATTTTGTTGACACTGGCATGCGGCCCCAGAATTTTATAAGGGAGCTGGAACTAACCAACGTTGAGGATTATCCAAAGCTTCGGGAACTTATACAAAAGAAGGATGAGATTGTTGAGAAAGCATCAACTCCTCCCATGTATCACAAATGTGACCTTCGTGAGTTTACTTTGTCTCCTGATTTTTTTGGGACCAAGTTTGATGTTATACTTGTTGATCCACCTTGGGAGGAATATGTCCATCGTGCACCTGGTGTTACAGATCATATGGAGTACTGGACATTTGAAGAGATCATGAATCTTAAAATTGAG GCTATAGCAGATACCCCTTCTTTTATTTTTCTATGGGTTGGTGATGGTGTGGGCCTGGAACAAGGGCGACAGTGTCTGAAAAAG TGGGGATTCAGGAGGTGTGAGGACATATGCTGGGTGAAGACCAACAAAAACTCAGCTACTCCAGCATTAAGACATGATTCTCATACTTTATTTCAGCACTCTAAG GAACACTGTCTAATGGGAATAAAGGGAACAGTTCGTCGCAGTACTGATGGCCATATAATACATGCAAATATAGATACAGACGTCATTATCGCGGAGGAACCTCCATATG GTTCCACAGCTAAACCTGAAGAGATGTACCGAATAATTGAGCATTTTGCTCTTGGCCGTAGGAGACTCGAGCTTTTTGGGGCAGATCACAACATCAGGTCGGGGTGGCTAACTGTTGGTAAAGGACTATCAGACTCAAATTTTGACAGTGAG GCGTTTGTGAGAAGCTTTGCTGACAAGGATGGGAAAGTTTGGCAGGGTGGGGGAGGACGGAACCCACCTCCAGAGGCCCCACATCTTATCCTGACCACACCCGAGATAGAGTCTCTTCGGCCGAAATCCCCAATGAAAAATCAACAGCAGTTGCAGCAACAGCAGTCAAACTCCATTTCCTTAACCACTGCTAATTCCAGTAACAGAAGGCCTGCAGGTAATTCTCCCCAAAATCCACCTGGATTTAGCCTAAACCAGGAAGCTTCTAGCTCAAACCATCCCGCACCCTGGGCGCCACCAATGGATGCCTTCAAAGGTCCAAATGACGCATTTGACATGTATGGTGGTTACAACATGCACCCGGTACCGCCACCAAATGGCGAGTTTCCTGATTTTGACCCTCAAAGGATGATGGGTATGATGTAG